One stretch of Geoalkalibacter ferrihydriticus DSM 17813 DNA includes these proteins:
- a CDS encoding AI-2E family transporter — protein sequence MAVHEGSGFVSRVLTTIGLVVLAGLTVYFFGLLVEVLLVIFAAVLLAVAITGVRCIIHDRTPLSERWSLVATYLLIVVLMAGAGAVIWPQLSEQIPKFIEKVPEAFEQLSEMAGRMPWVEGAIESVGDTDGGSGGNNNGDSGFNIPSHLLGVFSTTLGTITNLSLIVLIAIYFTLSPKAYVQNLLILVPRAQRKRAEEVMQAQTKSLRFWLLGRLVSMVFVGVLAGIGLMLLGVPMAFTLGLIAGVATFIPYIGPILGAIPALMVALLQGPMFVLYVAILYLVVETAESSLIAPLANKKAVHIAPAYTVIIQLAGGVIAGIPGVIVATPLAVVVAVTIQLLYVEDVLGEDVEILGS from the coding sequence GTGGCAGTACATGAAGGATCGGGCTTTGTCTCACGTGTGCTGACGACCATCGGTCTGGTGGTGCTGGCCGGGTTGACTGTCTACTTTTTCGGCCTGCTGGTCGAAGTTCTTCTGGTGATCTTTGCGGCAGTATTGCTGGCTGTCGCGATTACCGGCGTGCGTTGCATCATCCATGACCGTACGCCCCTGTCGGAGAGGTGGTCGCTGGTCGCTACCTATTTGCTGATCGTCGTACTGATGGCCGGTGCAGGCGCCGTGATCTGGCCCCAGCTTTCCGAGCAGATACCGAAGTTCATCGAAAAGGTTCCAGAAGCGTTTGAACAACTCAGCGAAATGGCTGGCCGGATGCCCTGGGTCGAGGGAGCGATTGAAAGCGTCGGTGACACTGACGGTGGCAGTGGCGGGAATAACAATGGCGACAGTGGTTTCAATATACCCAGCCATCTGCTAGGGGTTTTCTCCACCACGCTGGGCACCATCACCAACCTTTCCCTGATCGTTTTAATTGCTATCTATTTCACCCTGTCCCCGAAAGCCTACGTACAGAATCTGCTGATCCTGGTGCCCCGCGCCCAGCGTAAACGCGCCGAGGAAGTGATGCAGGCCCAGACCAAGAGCCTGCGTTTCTGGTTGCTGGGACGTCTGGTGTCCATGGTGTTCGTGGGCGTGTTGGCCGGGATTGGGCTCATGCTGCTGGGGGTGCCAATGGCCTTTACGCTGGGCCTGATTGCCGGAGTGGCAACGTTTATCCCTTACATCGGCCCGATTCTGGGCGCAATTCCGGCTCTGATGGTCGCGTTGCTGCAAGGCCCGATGTTTGTACTCTACGTGGCCATCCTCTATTTGGTGGTCGAGACTGCCGAAAGCAGCTTGATCGCCCCTTTGGCCAACAAAAAGGCGGTCCACATCGCCCCGGCCTACACCGTCATCATCCAGCTCGCCGGCGGCGTTATCGCCGGTATCCCCGGAGTCATAGTGGCAACCCCCCTGGCTGTGGTTGTCGCTGTCACCATCCAACTCCTCTACGTGGAAGATGTCCTGGGAGAAGATGTTGAGATATTGGGGAGTTGA
- a CDS encoding PAS domain-containing sensor histidine kinase: protein MSKNAQSGAWTDQIEALKKKIQKLEEDRQNALEQLRRLQGYQHADNGVSDQSRTDSKIRENSEVRFFIEQAPVAIAMFDLQMRYVEASQRWRQVFGLEDRNLKGVSHYEIFPEIPDIWKAAHRRGLTGEVVTAREDRFERADGSVQWLHWEIQPWREISGAIGGIIIFSEDITERKQAELAIRESEEKFRALSEAMSQMVWASDLSGRANYFNSKWFSYTGQSYEEAKNLGWLNTLHPEDVPHAQERWTFAVANREPYEVEYRIRGKDGRYRWFLSLGVPKQGPSSEVERWIGTCTNISAQKELEQELIAAREAAEDASRAKSEFLANTSHEIRTPMTVFMAAIEHLLQIDTNPERRELLQMAEASSERLRNLIEDILDFSRIEARKLEIENTPFCLRDCIREVLDMFTMAAQKKSLRLELNVAHDIPDKVIGDSHRLGQVLVNLIGNAVKFTHQGEIVLSVRPQNECLEFAIADTGIGIPLEKQEILFQSFSQADSSLTRRYGGSGLGLAICKGLVELMGGEITVRNRKGGGSVFTFTVPLKYPNAPEPSGAGDGAVTEGSNSAVRILHP, encoded by the coding sequence ATGTCGAAAAATGCCCAAAGCGGGGCTTGGACCGATCAGATCGAGGCCTTGAAGAAAAAAATCCAGAAACTTGAGGAAGATCGCCAAAACGCACTGGAACAACTGCGCCGGCTGCAGGGATATCAGCATGCGGATAATGGCGTTTCCGATCAGTCTCGCACAGATAGTAAAATACGCGAGAATTCGGAAGTGCGATTTTTTATCGAGCAAGCTCCGGTAGCCATTGCGATGTTCGATCTTCAGATGCGCTATGTCGAAGCCAGTCAGCGCTGGCGCCAAGTTTTTGGGCTAGAAGACCGCAACCTCAAAGGGGTTTCCCACTACGAGATCTTCCCGGAAATTCCGGATATCTGGAAGGCGGCCCACCGCAGGGGGCTGACCGGAGAAGTGGTGACGGCCAGGGAGGATCGCTTCGAACGCGCTGATGGCAGCGTGCAATGGCTGCATTGGGAAATCCAACCCTGGCGTGAAATCTCTGGCGCGATAGGCGGCATCATCATTTTCTCTGAGGACATCACCGAGCGAAAACAGGCCGAGCTGGCGATCCGGGAGAGTGAAGAGAAATTTCGCGCTCTCAGCGAAGCCATGTCCCAGATGGTCTGGGCCTCTGACCTTTCGGGCAGGGCCAATTACTTTAATTCCAAGTGGTTCTCCTACACAGGGCAGAGCTATGAGGAAGCGAAAAATCTCGGTTGGTTGAACACTCTGCACCCCGAAGACGTGCCGCATGCCCAGGAGAGGTGGACCTTTGCGGTGGCCAACCGCGAGCCCTATGAAGTCGAATATCGGATCAGGGGAAAAGATGGCCGCTACCGTTGGTTTCTCTCCCTGGGGGTCCCGAAGCAAGGGCCATCATCTGAAGTCGAGCGCTGGATCGGCACCTGCACGAATATCAGCGCCCAAAAGGAACTCGAACAGGAACTGATTGCCGCCAGAGAAGCGGCTGAAGACGCGAGCCGCGCGAAAAGCGAATTTTTGGCCAATACCAGCCATGAGATCCGCACACCCATGACCGTTTTTATGGCGGCCATTGAGCATCTGCTGCAGATCGACACAAATCCCGAAAGGCGGGAACTATTGCAGATGGCCGAAGCCTCGTCAGAGCGCCTGCGAAACCTTATCGAAGATATCCTTGATTTCTCCCGGATCGAAGCAAGAAAGCTGGAGATCGAAAATACCCCTTTCTGCCTGCGCGACTGCATTCGCGAAGTGCTCGACATGTTCACCATGGCTGCTCAGAAAAAGAGCCTCCGGTTAGAGCTGAATGTGGCTCATGACATCCCTGACAAAGTCATTGGCGACTCTCACCGGCTTGGGCAGGTACTGGTCAACCTGATCGGCAATGCCGTCAAGTTCACCCACCAAGGAGAGATTGTCCTATCCGTGCGCCCCCAAAATGAGTGCTTGGAATTTGCCATCGCCGACACGGGTATTGGTATCCCGCTTGAGAAACAGGAGATTCTTTTCCAAAGTTTCAGTCAGGCTGACAGCTCCCTGACCCGCCGGTATGGCGGTTCGGGGCTGGGTTTGGCGATCTGCAAGGGCTTGGTGGAACTGATGGGCGGAGAAATAACGGTTCGAAACAGAAAGGGTGGCGGAAGCGTTTTCACTTTTACCGTGCCCTTGAAATATCCAAATGCGCCGGAACCTTCTGGAGCGGGGGATGGCGCTGTGACGGAAGGATCAAACTCGGCAGTGCGCATTCTCCATCCTTAA
- a CDS encoding addiction module protein, protein MNLADIKKMSTVERLKTMEALWDSLLYENEEMESPEWHEKIVEKRQAKINSGKAKFISLSELKAIRNQ, encoded by the coding sequence ATGAACTTAGCAGATATAAAAAAAATGAGTACAGTCGAACGATTAAAAACTATGGAGGCGCTCTGGGATTCTCTTTTATATGAGAATGAGGAAATGGAAAGCCCGGAATGGCATGAAAAAATTGTCGAAAAACGGCAAGCAAAAATTAACAGCGGAAAAGCAAAATTTATCAGCTTGTCGGAATTGAAAGCGATCCGAAACCAATGA